In Burkholderia savannae, one genomic interval encodes:
- a CDS encoding ABC transporter ATP-binding protein, translating into MPENIAIEAIQISKGFASYERPADRLKRSVLGAAARFAPNAAARSAAHRRADTLSNMFWALRDVSFSVAAGETVGIIGRNGSGKSTLLQIVCGTLAPTAGDIVVRGKVAALLELGSGFDVEYTGRENIYLNAQLYGLSRQQIDERYDSIVAFADIGDFIDQPVKTYSSGMFVRLAFAVIAHVDADILIIDEALAVGDAFFNQKCYRFLHVFKKHGTILFVSHDTSTIKKLCSKVIWIDSGRIVAEGDPAEVCTAYLEARHGASSARTASGVQRVEPKQVPAAHDQRRDIINASPLRNDIQVLPFDHHARAFGSGGAQIVDVSFVDGEKRRLEWIVGGEAVTLRVAIKVDDALVSPIVGFFLKNERGQELIGDNTYASYADRPVRCDGDTTLCAEFSFLMPVLPVGRFSINVAVAEGTQYDHIQLHWIHDALPLDVHTSRVRHALVGVPMVHVEVSPAS; encoded by the coding sequence ATGCCTGAAAACATAGCAATCGAAGCTATCCAGATCAGCAAGGGGTTCGCGTCATACGAACGGCCTGCCGATCGGCTGAAAAGAAGTGTGCTTGGAGCCGCAGCCAGGTTCGCGCCGAATGCGGCCGCGCGCAGTGCGGCACATCGCCGTGCGGACACGCTTTCAAACATGTTTTGGGCACTGCGCGACGTGAGCTTTTCCGTGGCCGCAGGCGAGACGGTCGGCATCATCGGTCGCAATGGCTCGGGCAAGAGCACGCTTTTGCAGATCGTGTGCGGGACGCTGGCGCCGACGGCAGGAGACATCGTGGTTCGCGGAAAGGTGGCTGCGCTCCTCGAACTCGGCTCCGGCTTCGACGTCGAATACACGGGCCGCGAGAACATCTATCTGAACGCGCAGTTGTACGGGCTGTCGCGTCAGCAGATCGACGAGCGCTACGATTCGATCGTGGCGTTCGCCGACATTGGCGACTTCATCGATCAACCGGTCAAGACCTATTCGAGTGGCATGTTCGTGCGCTTGGCGTTCGCAGTGATTGCACACGTCGATGCGGACATCCTGATCATCGACGAGGCGCTTGCCGTGGGCGACGCCTTCTTCAATCAGAAGTGTTACCGGTTTCTTCATGTCTTCAAGAAGCACGGAACCATTCTGTTCGTCAGCCATGATACGTCGACGATCAAGAAACTGTGCTCGAAGGTAATCTGGATCGATAGCGGACGAATCGTTGCCGAGGGCGACCCTGCTGAAGTCTGTACTGCGTACTTGGAGGCGCGACATGGGGCGTCGAGTGCGCGGACTGCCAGCGGTGTGCAGCGTGTCGAGCCGAAGCAGGTGCCCGCTGCGCACGACCAGCGTCGAGACATCATTAATGCATCGCCGCTGCGCAATGACATTCAGGTGCTGCCATTCGATCACCATGCACGGGCGTTCGGCTCCGGCGGCGCGCAGATTGTCGACGTCTCGTTCGTCGATGGCGAGAAGCGGCGGCTCGAGTGGATCGTCGGTGGCGAGGCCGTGACGTTGCGCGTCGCCATCAAGGTGGACGATGCACTCGTGTCGCCCATCGTTGGCTTCTTTCTGAAGAATGAGCGGGGGCAGGAACTGATCGGAGATAATACCTACGCGAGTTACGCAGACAGGCCGGTTCGCTGTGACGGGGACACTACGCTTTGCGCGGAGTTTTCGTTCTTGATGCCCGTCTTGCCCGTAGGGCGTTTCTCGATCAATGTGGCCGTGGCGGAAGGCACGCAATACGATCACATCCAACTCCATTGGATTCATGATGCGCTGCCGCTCGACGTGCATACGTCGAGGGTCAGGCACGCGCTCGTCGGTGTGCCGATGGTGCACGTCGAAGTTTCGCCGGCATCGTAG
- a CDS encoding glycosyltransferase — translation MTMQARRFRFKGAENGHEFTGERYLPGVGGPIQYEHYHRYLFSTGLCAGKDVLDIASGEGYGSALLAQAAKSVIGVDIDARAVQNARVRYGDQANLRFEYGSATSIPLPDASVDILNSFETLEHFREHEAFMREARRVLKPNGLMIISTPNRPIYSPPGAPPNEYHVRELDRDEFVEWLKSGFKHFVLFEQKPIAGSVLQREGRVGAREIHCWSETSIGEYRSTLGVVDPVYFIAIASDGPIPEPDDDLLDGGVSFGRYDNARNDQIGAQGAEIVRLTTETMSRADEIGRLVADTVRLTEEVLKRDAEIGRLTVETVRLNEVIIECNAQIAKLTSELGRLRGGDVPRAVIAAQPADAMPVREVLNALAEQKEVSRQLLSQVDEMAGYVKRANAGGVGSLHAFAAGPVAEPAIEPSIAALLRENEDLRQQADMIFRSASWRVTKPLRFAARRLRTARQRQASARSDAVPGGRVAEAVISTAVSASTLRRFEQSAVPRAIVVVQSTGRGKALDHCLAALSQHTTSVPFQVLLAGPADARLVADSGVRALAIVEAGMSLATLAEFIASPDEAFVVLISEDLAAHPGWLEAIDEVFARFPDAAAVTGLVLNRHGQVRAAGAVVDASARMKPFGVGLAADNPLIRTVVPVKAASPGIIAIRKRIWDDIASAFDHVPPVSTGLVLIALELAKRGANTYLQPFARFTAHGPDECADVPVSSTWDDAHQRWSLRQRYEKLFRADRAFGDVLPLSHRPKIVIVDAFVPKPDQDSGSVDAYWYMRIFREFGFDVSFIAAFEQTPVESYADALRRWGVRVQYATDLPSLNRLVTEEAKGAAVVIAQRIIVARHVIEPLRHDVPGIKIVFGTVDLHYLREERAAILERSPEALEEALLLRRAEIQAVSEANATIVVSRLEGDILRDIVPDANVHRIPIPRLPTRSTRSFDERSGVLFVGGFAHRPNVDAVKFLVKDIWPLVRRRLPDAELRIVGSGTTDEVRTLDNPVAGVTIVGFVENLGEVMDAARVSVAPLRFGAGIKGKVVSSLLHGLPCVLSKVASEGMGLVAGEQVLEGDGAEEIADAIVKLHEDRQLWQHVADAGFVAAAAEYSVESVANLLSGLLDSIGVKAGSRKLRSNAFDIH, via the coding sequence ATGACAATGCAAGCCCGAAGGTTTCGATTCAAAGGTGCAGAAAACGGTCACGAGTTTACCGGTGAGCGTTATCTGCCTGGGGTGGGCGGCCCGATTCAATACGAGCACTATCATCGCTATCTCTTCTCGACGGGGCTCTGCGCGGGCAAGGATGTGCTCGACATCGCGTCCGGGGAGGGCTATGGGTCGGCACTGCTCGCGCAAGCTGCGAAGTCCGTGATCGGCGTCGATATCGACGCGCGAGCCGTACAGAACGCACGCGTCAGGTATGGCGACCAGGCCAATTTGCGATTCGAATACGGTAGCGCGACAAGCATCCCGCTGCCGGATGCTTCGGTCGACATACTCAATTCGTTCGAGACGCTAGAGCATTTCCGTGAGCACGAGGCTTTCATGCGCGAGGCCCGTCGCGTGCTGAAACCCAATGGTCTGATGATAATTTCGACGCCCAATCGACCGATCTATTCGCCGCCGGGTGCGCCGCCGAACGAATATCACGTACGCGAACTCGATCGCGACGAGTTCGTCGAATGGTTGAAGAGTGGATTCAAGCATTTCGTTCTCTTCGAGCAGAAGCCGATCGCGGGTTCCGTGCTGCAGCGAGAAGGGAGGGTGGGCGCACGTGAGATCCATTGCTGGTCGGAAACTTCGATCGGCGAATATCGTTCGACGCTCGGCGTCGTGGATCCGGTCTATTTCATCGCGATCGCATCCGACGGCCCGATTCCGGAGCCGGACGACGATCTCCTGGACGGCGGCGTGTCATTCGGCCGTTACGACAACGCCCGCAACGATCAGATCGGCGCCCAAGGCGCCGAGATCGTGCGCTTGACGACCGAGACGATGAGCCGTGCTGACGAAATCGGCCGTCTGGTGGCCGACACTGTCAGACTGACCGAAGAGGTGCTAAAGCGCGATGCGGAAATCGGTCGTCTAACGGTCGAAACCGTGAGACTTAATGAAGTCATCATCGAGTGCAACGCGCAGATCGCGAAGCTCACGAGCGAACTGGGCCGCCTGAGGGGGGGGGATGTGCCTCGGGCGGTTATCGCCGCGCAGCCTGCCGACGCAATGCCCGTTCGGGAAGTGCTGAATGCGCTCGCTGAGCAGAAAGAAGTGTCGAGGCAGCTGCTGTCGCAAGTCGACGAAATGGCGGGGTATGTGAAGCGCGCGAACGCGGGTGGGGTTGGTTCGCTGCACGCGTTTGCTGCCGGGCCGGTGGCTGAACCCGCGATCGAGCCTTCGATAGCGGCGCTGCTGCGTGAGAACGAAGATCTGCGCCAACAAGCCGACATGATTTTCCGCTCGGCCTCTTGGCGCGTCACGAAACCGTTGCGTTTTGCTGCGCGGCGTCTGCGCACGGCTCGCCAGCGGCAAGCTTCGGCACGTTCGGATGCTGTTCCGGGAGGCCGTGTCGCCGAGGCCGTCATATCCACCGCCGTATCGGCGAGCACGCTGCGTCGATTCGAGCAATCTGCCGTACCGCGCGCGATCGTGGTCGTTCAATCGACCGGTCGCGGCAAGGCGCTCGACCACTGTCTCGCTGCGTTGAGTCAGCATACGACGTCGGTTCCGTTCCAGGTATTGCTGGCCGGTCCGGCAGACGCGCGGCTCGTGGCCGACAGTGGGGTCCGCGCACTTGCGATCGTGGAGGCGGGGATGTCGCTCGCCACGCTGGCCGAGTTCATCGCGTCGCCGGACGAGGCATTTGTCGTGTTGATTTCGGAAGATCTTGCTGCACATCCCGGTTGGCTTGAGGCGATTGACGAGGTCTTCGCGCGCTTTCCCGATGCGGCGGCCGTGACTGGGCTCGTGCTCAACAGGCACGGGCAGGTGCGGGCGGCAGGCGCCGTTGTCGATGCGAGCGCTCGGATGAAGCCGTTCGGCGTCGGCTTGGCGGCGGACAACCCGTTGATTCGCACCGTCGTTCCGGTGAAGGCGGCGAGCCCCGGGATCATCGCAATCCGCAAGCGCATCTGGGACGATATCGCAAGCGCGTTCGATCACGTGCCGCCGGTTTCGACTGGTCTTGTGTTGATTGCGCTCGAACTCGCCAAGCGCGGTGCGAATACGTATCTGCAGCCGTTCGCGCGGTTTACCGCACATGGTCCGGACGAGTGCGCCGACGTTCCCGTCAGTTCTACATGGGATGATGCGCATCAACGCTGGTCGCTTCGGCAGCGTTACGAAAAATTGTTCCGCGCTGATCGGGCGTTCGGTGACGTGCTGCCGCTGTCGCATCGTCCGAAGATCGTGATCGTCGATGCGTTCGTGCCGAAGCCCGATCAAGACTCCGGATCGGTCGACGCGTACTGGTACATGCGCATCTTCCGCGAGTTCGGATTCGACGTAAGTTTCATCGCGGCCTTCGAGCAGACGCCAGTCGAAAGCTATGCGGACGCGCTTCGGCGCTGGGGCGTGCGCGTGCAATATGCTACCGATCTTCCGTCGCTCAATCGTCTCGTGACAGAAGAAGCGAAGGGCGCCGCGGTTGTGATCGCACAGCGCATCATTGTCGCGCGACACGTGATCGAGCCGCTTCGCCATGATGTGCCGGGTATCAAGATCGTGTTCGGCACAGTCGACTTGCATTATCTGCGGGAAGAGCGAGCGGCGATTCTCGAGCGTTCGCCGGAGGCTCTCGAAGAGGCGCTGCTGTTGCGGCGAGCGGAGATTCAGGCGGTGTCCGAGGCCAACGCGACGATCGTCGTCAGCCGCCTCGAGGGCGACATCCTCAGAGACATCGTGCCGGACGCGAACGTACATCGAATTCCGATTCCGCGCTTGCCTACTCGGTCGACCCGTTCGTTCGACGAGCGCTCGGGCGTGCTGTTTGTCGGCGGTTTTGCTCACCGTCCCAACGTCGATGCCGTGAAGTTCCTGGTAAAGGACATTTGGCCGCTCGTGCGCCGGCGTTTGCCGGATGCGGAATTGCGCATCGTGGGTAGCGGCACGACAGATGAAGTGCGCACGCTCGATAACCCTGTCGCCGGCGTGACGATCGTCGGTTTCGTGGAGAACCTTGGAGAAGTGATGGACGCCGCGCGAGTTTCAGTCGCGCCGCTGCGTTTCGGTGCAGGAATCAAAGGCAAGGTTGTGTCCAGTCTATTGCACGGGCTACCGTGCGTACTGAGCAAGGTGGCGAGCGAGGGGATGGGGCTCGTCGCTGGCGAGCAGGTGCTCGAGGGCGACGGCGCGGAGGAGATCGCCGATGCGATCGTGAAACTGCACGAAGATCGCCAGCTTTGGCAGCATGTCGCCGATGCCGGCTTTGTGGCGGCTGCCGCCGAGTATTCCGTGGAGAGCGTCGCGAACCTGTTGTCGGGTTTGCTCGACTCCATCGGAGTCAAGGCGGGCTCCCGCAAACTCCGGTCGAACGCGTTCGATATTCACTGA
- a CDS encoding glycosyltransferase family 4 protein, whose protein sequence is MLRSLLSMFRKPPQRRPRSDGRLGVVIELASFDKGGLEKVVLDSAIAFDRNRFDVTIVTPGKVGHLGAVARDAGLTVVGLPSSNTLAAYERVLRELTADVSMSHFSDTGYPLFARLGIPNITFIHNVYAFFSDAQAQSFASNDRYVDHYVSVSKNATRYAVQKLGVSESKVVTVPNGLILSEHEARERKPAKLTRAQLGLADTDYVFANVASYNLHKGHYVMADAMRHLLTRRQDVKILCVGNVIFPPHVDALRQYLVEHGLEQHILMPGYFPDVEDVHRMADAFLLPSFIEGWSIAMNEAMFYQKPMILTDTGASAEVIENGDVGILIPNEYGDTPNLNSKLLDELAYVPRQYAIAPRLADAMDEMASNADVWQKRGMLGRCKIYERFDFANIVKRYEEIIEGAVKAANR, encoded by the coding sequence ATGTTGCGCTCCTTGCTTTCAATGTTTCGTAAGCCGCCGCAGCGTCGCCCGCGTTCGGACGGCCGACTCGGCGTCGTGATCGAATTGGCGTCGTTCGATAAAGGCGGTCTTGAAAAAGTGGTGCTCGACTCGGCGATCGCATTCGATAGAAACCGATTCGACGTAACGATCGTCACGCCGGGCAAGGTTGGGCATCTCGGCGCTGTTGCGCGCGACGCGGGTTTGACGGTGGTCGGTCTGCCGTCTTCGAACACGCTTGCGGCGTACGAGCGCGTGCTCCGTGAATTGACCGCAGATGTCTCGATGTCGCACTTCTCGGATACCGGTTATCCGCTGTTCGCGCGGCTCGGCATTCCGAACATCACGTTCATCCACAATGTTTACGCGTTCTTTTCGGACGCGCAGGCGCAGTCGTTCGCGAGCAACGACCGGTACGTGGATCACTACGTGTCGGTCTCGAAAAATGCGACGCGTTACGCGGTGCAGAAGCTCGGCGTATCGGAGAGCAAGGTCGTGACCGTGCCGAACGGGTTGATCCTTTCGGAGCACGAAGCGAGGGAGAGGAAACCGGCAAAGCTGACACGCGCGCAGCTAGGTCTCGCCGACACGGATTACGTCTTCGCGAACGTTGCGTCCTACAATTTGCACAAGGGGCACTACGTGATGGCGGATGCGATGCGCCATTTGCTGACGCGCCGACAGGACGTAAAGATACTGTGCGTTGGCAATGTTATCTTCCCGCCGCACGTTGACGCGCTGCGCCAGTATCTTGTCGAACATGGACTCGAGCAGCATATTCTGATGCCGGGTTATTTCCCCGATGTCGAGGACGTGCATCGAATGGCGGATGCTTTTCTTCTGCCGTCGTTCATCGAAGGGTGGAGCATCGCAATGAACGAGGCGATGTTCTATCAAAAGCCGATGATACTGACCGACACCGGCGCGTCGGCGGAAGTGATCGAGAACGGCGATGTTGGCATACTGATTCCAAACGAATACGGCGATACGCCGAACCTGAACTCGAAACTGCTGGATGAACTTGCCTATGTGCCTCGGCAGTATGCGATCGCTCCGCGCCTTGCCGATGCGATGGACGAGATGGCATCGAATGCCGACGTGTGGCAAAAGCGCGGCATGCTTGGTCGTTGCAAGATCTATGAGCGATTCGATTTCGCGAATATCGTCAAGCGGTACGAGGAAATCATCGAGGGCGCAGTGAAAGCCGCGAATCGCTGA
- a CDS encoding acyltransferase, giving the protein MIHSLKSFCRFVRWRFKPAVCFYLGNHLFMNYMPYRIRHWFLRRFCQVRIGRDSSIAMGCFVTGYHISIGDNTVVNRYTYLDGRVPLTIGNNVNISHYTLIQTLTHDPQNPDFVCLCKPVVIEDHAWIGARAIICPGVHIGEGAVVGAGAVVTRDVAPYTIVGGNPARFIKERTRDLHYRSRYFPFFDTDIQ; this is encoded by the coding sequence ATGATCCATTCGTTGAAGTCGTTCTGCCGTTTCGTCCGCTGGCGTTTCAAGCCGGCAGTGTGTTTTTATCTCGGCAATCACCTCTTCATGAACTACATGCCGTATCGCATCCGGCATTGGTTTTTGCGGCGATTCTGCCAGGTGCGGATCGGCCGGGATTCGAGCATTGCGATGGGATGCTTCGTTACCGGCTATCACATCTCGATCGGCGACAACACCGTCGTCAACCGCTACACGTATCTCGACGGCCGCGTGCCGCTGACGATCGGGAACAACGTCAACATTTCACACTACACGTTGATCCAGACCTTGACGCACGATCCGCAGAATCCGGATTTCGTGTGTCTATGCAAACCGGTGGTGATCGAGGATCACGCGTGGATCGGCGCGCGCGCGATCATTTGTCCCGGCGTACACATCGGCGAAGGGGCGGTTGTCGGTGCGGGGGCGGTCGTGACGCGTGACGTGGCGCCTTATACGATCGTCGGCGGAAATCCCGCGCGCTTCATCAAGGAACGAACGAGAGATTTGCACTACCGATCGCGCTACTTCCCGTTCTTCGATACCGATATTCAATGA
- a CDS encoding glycosyltransferase family 2 protein: MIPLYNHARYIESALDSVLSQTSQADEIILIDDGSSDNGFDVAQRVLSKIPKAKAYRQDNAGAHNTINRAIGLSRGDFVAVLNSDDVFVPTKLARCRAIVREQPGVGLIAGRVSIMDDNGVRQHSGAAIDWLRRAQQFLDDTKLAQLALLNENFVATTSNMVFDRALWQAAGGFQPLRYCHDLDFLMFAFAHSSVCVDGDREHIVYRVHERNTIKEDLSKVRIEIAAVIAQALAMSGPRLFSTELGAADLAAFKRFLDNKGMTELLCFFQTTLPAFPTRAAFYEYAIDPRHAEAFGSTVIG, encoded by the coding sequence GTGATCCCTCTCTACAATCATGCCCGTTACATCGAAAGCGCGCTGGATAGCGTGCTGTCGCAGACGTCGCAGGCCGACGAGATCATTCTGATCGACGACGGTTCGTCCGACAACGGCTTTGACGTCGCGCAGCGCGTGCTGTCGAAGATTCCAAAGGCGAAGGCGTATCGACAAGACAACGCTGGAGCGCATAACACGATCAATCGCGCGATTGGCTTGAGCCGCGGTGACTTTGTCGCCGTTCTCAACTCCGACGACGTTTTTGTACCTACCAAACTCGCGCGTTGCAGAGCGATCGTGCGCGAGCAACCCGGCGTCGGTCTCATTGCGGGGCGAGTCAGCATCATGGATGACAACGGCGTTAGGCAGCATAGCGGCGCCGCGATCGATTGGCTGAGGCGGGCGCAGCAGTTCCTCGACGACACTAAGCTTGCTCAACTGGCGCTCCTGAACGAGAATTTTGTCGCGACGACGTCGAACATGGTGTTCGACCGTGCGCTGTGGCAAGCTGCTGGTGGTTTCCAGCCGTTGCGGTACTGCCATGATCTCGATTTCCTGATGTTTGCGTTTGCACACAGTTCAGTGTGTGTCGATGGCGATCGTGAGCATATTGTCTACCGAGTGCACGAGCGCAATACGATCAAGGAAGATCTGAGCAAAGTACGGATCGAAATTGCGGCCGTGATTGCCCAAGCATTGGCAATGTCCGGTCCGAGGCTCTTTTCCACCGAGTTGGGCGCGGCGGATCTGGCCGCGTTCAAGCGTTTTCTCGACAACAAGGGCATGACGGAACTGCTGTGCTTCTTTCAGACGACGCTGCCCGCCTTTCCGACACGGGCGGCATTCTACGAATACGCCATCGACCCGCGTCACGCGGAAGCCTTTGGATCGACGGTGATTGGTTGA
- a CDS encoding sulfotransferase family protein encodes MFILFGSPRSGTTLFKESLNLHSAIFIPNQTTFISPVAHVISCISDWSAARKIIAEIIVSTDDYREVLEPYISVQEVEAVLAQAEPTLAGVLSAIYGRIASNTGKHVCGDKTPDDLLSIRKLEQVGLLNSNLKFIHIVRDVRGAMASLRNVTWAPQGIDEYFPRLWNYTNLHLFKAMQGRTNYLLVRYEDLVSDPRIALSCTSFFLGLPFEENMLDNTQRAPVLRNDQSHLNLSQPFLKERAQSWQNELPPEINRHCVTTAAEAMAAFGYL; translated from the coding sequence ATGTTCATCCTGTTCGGCTCGCCGAGATCGGGCACCACCCTCTTCAAAGAATCCCTCAATCTCCACAGTGCGATATTCATTCCGAATCAAACCACGTTCATCAGCCCGGTCGCTCACGTCATCAGCTGCATCAGCGATTGGTCGGCCGCGCGCAAAATCATCGCCGAGATCATTGTCTCGACCGATGACTACCGCGAAGTGCTTGAACCGTACATCTCGGTTCAGGAAGTCGAAGCCGTGCTTGCGCAAGCCGAACCGACGCTCGCGGGCGTCCTGTCAGCGATCTACGGCCGCATCGCAAGCAACACGGGCAAACACGTCTGCGGCGACAAGACCCCGGACGACCTGCTGTCCATCCGTAAGCTCGAACAGGTCGGCCTGCTCAACTCAAATCTCAAGTTCATCCACATCGTCCGCGACGTTCGCGGCGCGATGGCATCGCTGAGAAATGTGACGTGGGCCCCTCAGGGGATCGACGAGTACTTTCCCCGCCTCTGGAACTACACCAACCTGCATCTTTTCAAAGCGATGCAGGGGCGAACGAACTATCTGCTCGTTCGCTACGAAGACCTCGTGTCCGATCCGCGCATCGCACTGTCTTGCACTTCGTTTTTCCTCGGCCTGCCGTTCGAGGAAAACATGCTCGACAATACGCAACGAGCGCCTGTGTTGCGCAACGATCAGAGCCATCTGAACCTGTCGCAGCCCTTCCTCAAGGAACGGGCGCAGTCCTGGCAAAACGAACTCCCGCCAGAGATCAACCGCCATTGCGTCACCACGGCGGCCGAGGCAATGGCAGCATTCGGCTACCTCTGA
- a CDS encoding glycosyltransferase family protein, giving the protein MTVSTLQPGFGRGLTISIVVYRPDMTVLMRTAYSLCVAVDRLRSRWPALPIFVYLVNNGGAHDLSPASDLLRDYGIGSAVLSGHGNVGYGCGHNLAIDQIDSGYHLILNPDIDLDNDALACSLDFFDRHPALGLLSPFIAGEDGHIQYLCRRVPTVLDLFVRGFLPVRLRKPFGARLARYEMRDRINERDVVWEPPIVSGCFMLFRTDVLKSLAGFDARYFLYFEDYDLSLRAHDVTRVAYVPDVRIVHYGGGAARKGWLHVRLFVASAFKFFNRFGWRWW; this is encoded by the coding sequence ATGACTGTCTCCACGTTGCAGCCCGGATTTGGGCGGGGATTGACCATATCGATCGTCGTGTACCGGCCGGACATGACAGTGTTGATGCGGACCGCGTACAGTCTGTGCGTTGCCGTCGACAGACTTCGCAGCCGGTGGCCAGCATTGCCGATCTTCGTCTACCTCGTGAACAACGGCGGCGCACATGATCTCTCTCCGGCGTCAGATTTGCTGCGCGATTACGGCATCGGCAGCGCAGTCCTGTCAGGACACGGCAATGTCGGCTATGGATGCGGGCACAATCTTGCAATCGATCAGATCGACAGCGGGTATCACCTCATCCTGAATCCGGATATCGATCTCGATAACGATGCGCTGGCGTGTTCGCTTGACTTCTTCGACCGTCATCCCGCTCTCGGCTTGTTGTCCCCTTTCATTGCAGGCGAGGACGGGCACATTCAATATCTTTGTCGACGTGTTCCGACCGTCCTCGATCTTTTTGTGCGCGGTTTCCTGCCGGTTCGTTTGCGAAAGCCATTCGGCGCGCGTCTTGCGCGGTATGAGATGCGTGATCGGATCAACGAGCGGGACGTCGTTTGGGAACCGCCGATCGTCAGCGGTTGTTTCATGTTGTTTCGAACGGACGTGCTCAAATCGCTTGCTGGCTTCGATGCGCGCTACTTCCTTTATTTCGAGGACTATGATCTCAGCTTGCGCGCGCACGACGTGACGCGCGTCGCCTATGTTCCCGACGTGCGCATCGTGCATTACGGCGGAGGGGCGGCTCGTAAGGGATGGTTGCACGTCCGCTTGTTTGTCGCGTCGGCATTTAAGTTCTTTAATCGTTTCGGCTGGAGATGGTGGTGA
- a CDS encoding UDP-glucose 4-epimerase family protein, protein MSRILVTGANGFVGRAACESLLNRGHHVTGLVRRAGGCVHGVVEWVDDRADFVGLDDNAFRSGEVIDCVVHLAARVHVMRDGVRDPQAAFDATNVTGTLRIARAARQLGARRFVFVSSIKAVAERDGGVPLTEDAEPRPEDAYGHSKWKAEEALRQLGRASGMEIVIIRPPLVYGPGVRANFLSLMRVVARGVPLPLGMISARRSLLYVGNLADVLTCCVDDPRAANCTFHVADDDAPTVTDLLKVIGEQLNKPARLFPVPTRALYLLGRVMGRTPQIERLTGSLRVDASLIRRTLDWRPPFSTREGLCATARWYRTTCSPE, encoded by the coding sequence GTGAGTCGAATTCTCGTGACTGGCGCGAACGGTTTTGTGGGGCGTGCGGCGTGTGAGTCCCTTCTGAATCGCGGACATCACGTGACAGGACTCGTCAGACGGGCGGGCGGTTGCGTTCATGGCGTAGTGGAATGGGTTGACGATCGCGCCGATTTCGTCGGTCTCGATGACAATGCATTTCGGTCGGGCGAGGTGATCGACTGCGTCGTCCACCTAGCTGCCCGTGTACATGTCATGCGGGATGGCGTGCGCGATCCACAGGCAGCTTTCGACGCGACCAACGTGACTGGAACATTGCGGATCGCACGTGCTGCTCGTCAGCTGGGCGCGCGCCGCTTCGTGTTCGTGAGTAGCATCAAGGCGGTGGCGGAACGCGACGGCGGCGTGCCGTTGACCGAAGACGCCGAGCCGCGCCCCGAAGATGCCTATGGGCATTCGAAGTGGAAAGCGGAAGAGGCGCTGCGACAGCTCGGGCGAGCGTCCGGAATGGAGATTGTGATCATCCGTCCACCACTCGTCTATGGGCCGGGCGTGCGGGCGAATTTCTTGAGTCTCATGCGTGTAGTTGCGCGTGGCGTTCCACTGCCGCTTGGAATGATCAGCGCACGACGCAGCCTCTTGTACGTTGGTAATCTCGCCGATGTGCTGACATGCTGCGTGGACGATCCGAGAGCAGCCAATTGCACCTTTCATGTGGCCGACGACGACGCACCGACGGTAACGGATCTGCTGAAAGTTATTGGCGAGCAGTTGAACAAGCCAGCACGACTCTTTCCAGTGCCAACGCGAGCGCTGTACCTGTTGGGGCGCGTGATGGGACGCACGCCGCAAATCGAGCGGCTGACCGGCAGTCTTCGCGTAGATGCATCGCTGATACGTCGCACGCTCGACTGGCGCCCCCCATTTTCTACACGTGAAGGTTTGTGTGCGACCGCTCGATGGTATCGAACCACTTGTTCTCCCGAGTAG